TCGATTATGTCACTAAGAATAAGATTATAGCCTTCGGATGCGAGTTTTAAAGCTGTTGCCCTGCCTATTCCCAGAGAGGCACCCGTTATAACCACAGTATCTCCGTTTCCGTTCATTTCACTTCTTCACTTCCTGACAGTATTTGGATACAACTGACAGACGCACGGTATCAGTTAAAGGCAGGCTGTATTACTTTTCCGTCATAATTCATTATGGAGCGCCCTTTGTCATCAAACAGAAGTATCTCGTTTTTCCTGGCAAATACCTTTACAGGAGTCCCTCCGGCCATAGGGACTTCGCTTGCTGTGACTATGTCCTTATCTATGCCGGGTATGTTGAAAAGCACCCTGAACACGCCGACGGAATAACCGGAAATGTTTACGGTTCCATCGCTCAGCATTAGCCATTCCTTCTCATTCAACTCCTGATCCTCATCTTTTGTCGAAAGTCTTATGCCTTCGGGCCTCAGACCCAGAATAATTTTCATTTCTCCAGCGCTTCTGTAATTATCGCCAATCTGCTCAGGTTCTACTTCAAAACCGATTTTCTCCCCGATATTGATGAGAGACTTGCCGTGGGTGGTCAGTGTTGAAGGAATGAGGTTGATTTCACCTATCGCCCTGGCAACGTCGATCGCATTCGGTTTGTGGTAAAGCGTTTCGGTAGCTGCTGTCTGAATGTTCCGGCCGTTGGATATGACCAGGGCATTATGTGCAAGCGCGAAAATATCGGCCGGGTCATGTGAAACAATTATTGCAGTTATCTCCAGCTCCTTCTGGACATTCCTGACAAGTGAACGTGCGCTGTCCTTAATGGTTGCGTCGAGATTGCTGAATGGTTCGTCGAGAAGGAGCAGAGCAGGGTCTTTGGCGAGTGCCCTGCTCACCGCGACCCTCTGCTGCTGTCCGCCGCTGATGTTGCCCGGCCTCCTGCTCAGCGCTTCCCGTATGTCGAGGAGATCGGCAAGGAATTCCACCTTTTTCTTGATCTCCGTAGCAGGCATCTTTCTAGCTCTCAGAGGGAACGCTATATTCTCATAGCTGGTCAGATGAGGATAGAGTGCCCAGTTCTGAAATACCATTCCGATGTTCCTTTCCTCGGCCGGAACTTTGATTTTTCCATTTTCCGCAACAACTC
Above is a window of Candidatus Sysuiplasma acidicola DNA encoding:
- a CDS encoding ABC transporter ATP-binding protein; amino-acid sequence: MVKIEFRNVTKSFGRGNKIKTAIEDISFTVENKDFYGIIGSSGAGKTTLLRLIAGLEEPTSGSISFNDRVVAENGKIKVPAEERNIGMVFQNWALYPHLTSYENIAFPLRARKMPATEIKKKVEFLADLLDIREALSRRPGNISGGQQQRVAVSRALAKDPALLLLDEPFSNLDATIKDSARSLVRNVQKELEITAIIVSHDPADIFALAHNALVISNGRNIQTAATETLYHKPNAIDVARAIGEINLIPSTLTTHGKSLINIGEKIGFEVEPEQIGDNYRSAGEMKIILGLRPEGIRLSTKDEDQELNEKEWLMLSDGTVNISGYSVGVFRVLFNIPGIDKDIVTASEVPMAGGTPVKVFARKNEILLFDDKGRSIMNYDGKVIQPAFN